The genomic region TGAATTTTATAGCCAAACTATGGTTATCGAAACTGGTAAAAATATCTTAACTGTTAATGGAGACTTGGGGACAGGAATTACTATTACTACAGGTAGTGACGCTACTCCAGCCAATAATGGTAGTATAGTCTTTTCAACCAATGCTACAGGTACATTTAGTATGACCAACCCGACAACAGATAAAATTAATAACCTTACCATTAATACAAGTGATACAGTCACCTTAGGTACAGGAGCTATTATAGCAGGAACATTGTATTTAACGGATGGTTTTTTAAAAGCTACGAGAACATTATCTATCGAAGAAGATGCAACTATCGATGGGCAGGTGGTGAGCTCTAGTATTTCAAGTGCTGAAAGTGGAGGTAGTGCATCGTCTCATATTATTTGTAGTGGCAGTGGAAATGTTAGAAAAGCGTATGCAGCAAATGCAGCAGCCAACTTTTATTTAATGCCTGTAGGAGATGGTACGTCTATCCATGAAGCAGGAGTTTTAAAAGATGCTCTTTTTAAAGATGATGGTTTCACCGTTTCGGCTGCTTATTTCGATGATGCTTATTCTGATACCGATATTGAGACTAGTTTTGCCAATACTAATCCTGAAGTTTCATTAAGTACAAGGGAATACTATGATGTTAGTGTATCATCAACAGGTAGTTTATCAACGAACCCCTTTAAAGTATTAATTCCATTTGATGCCGGATCTGGTGTAGCGGAAAATAAGATATCAACTTCATCTATTTATATGATGCATTATAATGGAGCAACTTGGGAGAGTTATGGTGTAGCAACCCATTTGGACCTTGGAGATTCTGAAGACAATGTTGGGTATGTATATGCCAATGCAGAATCCTTTAGTCCATTTACTTTCGGAGGAGATAATAGCAATCATGACCTACCGGTAGAATTAATCTCTTTATCAGCAGAAACACACGATAATGGATTAACGCTAGAATGGGAAACGGCTACAGAAATAAATAATGACTATTTCGAAATCGAGGCATCTTCTGATGCTAGAAATTATCATGTACTGGGAAAGGTTTCAGGGCAAGGTAATTCCAATGTAAGTCACCAATATTCTTTTGAGGTGAATCAAGAGGATGCGAATGCGTATCATATTTATAGATTGAAGCAAGTAGACTTTGATGGAACATACAGTTACTCAGATATTGTGCAGGTAAAAGCTGTAGACCATCAAGGACTATCCGTAAATATTTACCCCAACCCTGTTCGAGATCAATTAAATTTAGAGTTCAATCACTTTAATACTTTAGATCAGGTAATAGAAGCAAAAGTATATAATAAACATGGTCAGTTAATCGAAACCTTAGACCTTGATCATCTAGAGTCAATTAATGTCAATCAATATACTTCTGGTATTTATATTCTTCATTTGAAAACAAAATCAGGAAAAAATCAACATCATCGTTTTTCTGTACTGTGATAGTTACCTAAATTCGCTGTAAAGAATATTAGGATGGAAGAGAAGTACATGCAGCGTGCTTTGCAATTAGCAAAGTTGGGAATCGGAAAAGTGAGCCCTAACCCTATGGTAGGAGCCGTTATCGTATATAATGATCAAATTATTGGAGAAGGATATCATCAGCAATATGGAGAACCACATGCTGAGGTAAAC from Flammeovirga agarivorans harbors:
- a CDS encoding T9SS type A sorting domain-containing protein yields the protein MKNLITHTILIACLFFCHTTNALTYYSTGSGTFRADDMWSLTTNGEVKLTIDFDTDQSAHTFVIQATHSFPFPSFDTSIGNLIVQGNLNSAPTAGVTFNVADLIVTSGGFVYLNGSKSINFNVDNVFINDGSFFFLNNTSIVFNQANSTSYFFNNSSFFNIAAAVISSSTILNYNSADNGTLVLRADETISEFYSQTMVIETGKNILTVNGDLGTGITITTGSDATPANNGSIVFSTNATGTFSMTNPTTDKINNLTINTSDTVTLGTGAIIAGTLYLTDGFLKATRTLSIEEDATIDGQVVSSSISSAESGGSASSHIICSGSGNVRKAYAANAAANFYLMPVGDGTSIHEAGVLKDALFKDDGFTVSAAYFDDAYSDTDIETSFANTNPEVSLSTREYYDVSVSSTGSLSTNPFKVLIPFDAGSGVAENKISTSSIYMMHYNGATWESYGVATHLDLGDSEDNVGYVYANAESFSPFTFGGDNSNHDLPVELISLSAETHDNGLTLEWETATEINNDYFEIEASSDARNYHVLGKVSGQGNSNVSHQYSFEVNQEDANAYHIYRLKQVDFDGTYSYSDIVQVKAVDHQGLSVNIYPNPVRDQLNLEFNHFNTLDQVIEAKVYNKHGQLIETLDLDHLESINVNQYTSGIYILHLKTKSGKNQHHRFSVL